The Candidatus Methylomirabilota bacterium genomic sequence TGGACCCGCTCGACCGGGTGGCCCGCCGCCTCGAGCTCCCAGCGGTAGGGCACGCCGGGCGTGAGCGCGGGCGCCGTCGCCGGATAGGCGAGCGGCTGGCGCGGGAGATCCGCCTGCTCCCAGAGGACGCCCTGGGGCCCCACGATCCGGACCGTGTAGCGGTAGGTGTCGCACCCCTCCCACTCGAGCCTGAGCTCGCCAGCGAAGAGGCGCGTGTGCCGCGGCGAGAGGATGAGCGGCTCGGCGCAGAGGCCGCGCGTGGCGAGCCTGCGGTACTGCGGCGTCTCCTGCCTGCCGAGGAGAAACTGGCTCACGCTGGCCGTGACGGTCCGGAGCTGGCCGCCGCCGGCGGCGCCGCTCGCCGCCGCCACCGTGAACGGCGAGCTCGCGGCGGTGACCGTCTTCGTGCCGCCGCCCGCGTGGAAGAGGACGACGACGCGCGCGTCGCCCTGCACCTGGATCTGGTCGCCGGGGCGCAGCGCGAGCAGCGGCCGCGGCGCCTTCCACTCGCTCTCGCCGGCGCCGCGGACGCGCACCTCGCCCCCGGCCTTCTTCTGGATCTCCGTGATGTACGCGACCGGGTCGGCGGCCCACGCCGCCGTCCCGAGCGCCAGCGCGCCGAGCGCCACGAGCCCCACGAATGTCCGCTTCATCCCCCGGCTCCTTCCGGCGCCCCCGTCAGCCGCCGCCGACGAGGGCGAGCAGCTCATGGACGTGCACGAGCTCCGTCCGCCCCTTCACCTCGCGCGGGCCCATGTCCCGCGCCTTCACCCCGTCGCCCAGGAGGCGCCGCGTGGCCTCCGTGATCAGCATGGTCGTGCCGAGCTCCTTGTTCAAGCCCTCGACGCGCGAGGCGACGTTCACCGCGTCGCCGATGAGCGTGTACTTGACGCGCGATCGGCCGCCGATGTTCCCGGCGAAGACCTCGCCCGAGTGGATGCCGATCCCCATCCGGAGCTGTGGCAGCCCCTCGCGCTTCCAGCGGAGGTTCAGCGCCTCGAGGGCCTCGCCCATCGCGATCCCCGCCCGCGTCGCGTGCAGGGCGTGCTCGCGGTCCTGGAGCGGCGCCCCGAAGATCGCCATGACCGCGTCGCCGACGAAGTCGTTGATCATGCCGCGGTACCTGAAGATCGCCGCGGTCATCGCGTCGAAGTACTCGTTCAGGATCGCGGCGACCTGCTCGGGCGGCATGTCCTCCGACATCGTCGTGAAGCCGCGGAGGTCGGAGAAGAGGATCGAGACCTCCCGGCGCTCGCCCCGGAGCCCCGGCGACTCCGAGAGCACCTGCGCGGCGACCTCGCGGCTGACGTAGCGGCTGAACGCCTGCTTGAACCGCCGCCGCTCGAGCGTGTCGGCACCGAATCCCAGGAAGCGCGTGGCGAGGATCGGCAGCATGAAGTCCACCCAGTAGCTGCCGCGGTGGAAGATCACGTAGCTCGCCGGGAAGCCGACGAGGAGCATGCCCCCGACGCTCACGAGCGTGCCCACCATCGGCGGATAGCTGACGAGCACCGCGCCCGTGAACATGACGACGACGACCTGGAGCAGGAAGCTGACGACCCAGCCCGAGGGGCGGATGAAGCTCCGGGTCAGCAGCATGTGGGCCACGTTCGCGTGGACCTCCACGCCGGCCATCGCGCCGTGCGGCGTCGTGAAGAAGTCGCGGCTCTCCTGGAACGTGGCCCCGACGAACACGACACGCCCGCGGAAGGGGTTGTCCGGGGCGATCTCCGCCCGCGGGTCCGCCAGCGCGGCGACGGCGTTCGACGGGATCGTGAGGAAGCTCTTCATCTTGCCGATGAAGTTGATGCGCAGGAGCTCGTCGGCGCGGATCGTGAGCGGCTCGCCGCGCGGATCGAGCCCGTGGCCGCGCCTGAACTCGGGCAGCGCGAGGGTGCCCAGCCCCCCGCCGAGCGCCTCGTCGAGCGTCCGCTGGGGCAGGCCGCCCAGGCGCGCGACCACGGCGAGGGCGAACGACGGCTCGAACCGGCCGCCGGGCCCGGGCAGGAGCAGGGTCGTCCGGCGGATCATCGCGTCGGGGTCCTCGGGCACGTCGGGCGCGCCGCGGACCACCGCGGCCAGGAGTGCTCCATCGGCGAGCGGGCCCGTCTTGGGCATCACGCCGGACGTGAGGACGACGCGCGAGAGACCGTCGTCGCTGAAGTCCCGCACCGCGCGCGCGAACGCGGCGTCCGCGGCGTGCGTGGTCGGCGCCTGGAACGTCACGTCGAGACCGACGACCGCGGCGCCGGCGCGCTGGAGGCCGCGGATGATCTTCGCGAGGTACTCGCGCGGCAGGGGCTGGAGCTGGCCGACCGAGTCGAACGCCTCGTCGTCGATGGCGACGATGACGACGTCGGCGTTGAGCTCGCTCCCCCGCAGGCGCAGGAGCAGGTCGAGCGTCTTCGCCTGCGTGCCCTCGAGGTAACCCGCGGCCGACGCCGCCGTCACGACGACGCTCGACGCCACGCCGACGGCCCAGAACTGCAGGAGGCGCCGCCGGTGGTTCCGCCACCAGGGGCCGAGCTTCCGGGGCTGGCGCCGGAGCCCCGAGAGCGTGAGCCTCGGGAGCTTGAGGCGGGGCGGCTTCACCGCAACGCGCGGCTCACTGTAGCGGGGCCCGCGAGGCCGGCTTGGACCCCAGGTGGCCTGCCGCAGGTGCGTGCAGCTCCGTTTGTAGCGGGGCCCGCGAGGCCGGCGTGAGCCGTGGGTGGCCTGCCGGAGGCACGCGGGGCTTCATTTTTTGCGTCCGGCCTCGACGGCCAGCGGGCTGCGGTGATCCACATCGCCGACGAACAGCCCCTCGGCGGGCGTCCCGGCGCCCCACCAGTTCTCGCGCGCGTCCACCTGGTTCCCGGAGTAGTTCACGACGGCCCAGCCGTTGTCGACGATGCTGTTGCCGCGGAGGACGGCGCGCCCGAAGCCCTGCACCGTGACGCCCGTGCCCGCGGGCTGGCCGGCCACGCGGCTGTCGCCGAGCTTCAGGACGCCGGTCCCGGACACCTCGACGCCGCTCTGGAGGTTCTTCGCGATCTCGGCGCGCAGCACCTCGACGCCGCCGCTCTCGACCCGGACGCCGACGCCGGCGTGCTCCACCACGACCTCCTCGAGCGCCGAGGTCTGCCCCGTCTTCGCGCGGACCACGACGGCCGCGCCGAAGTCGCCGGCCCGCGGCCGCTCGCTCGCCGACGTGAAGGTGATGCGCTGCGCGGGCGTCCCGCGCGCGACGAGCGCGCCGTCCTTGACGACGATCCCCTCGGCGCCCGGCGCGAAGCGGATCACGACCCCTGGCAGGATCGTGAGGGTCGCGCCCTTGTCCACCGTGAGGCTCCCCTGCACGACGTAGGGCGAGTGCGCGGGCACGAGGTAGCTCTCGGCCGTGACCGTTCCCGTGAGCTGCGACGGCAGCACGGGCAGCGCGACGGAGGGCCCCGGCGCGCTCTCGTTACCCGCCTTGTCCACCGCGGTGACGCGATAGTACGCGATGCCCTCGATCGCGTCCGAGAAGCCGGGCGTCTCGGTGGTCGCGACCACCGTGAAGCCCGACAGCGCCGAGCCGCTGCGGTAGACGCGGTAGGCGGCGAGGTCGGGCTCGGTGTTCGCCGTCCAGGCGAGCCTGAGCGTCCGGTCCTTGAGGCTCACGCCGAGGCCCTTCGGAGCGTCGGGCGGCACCGTGTCGACGTTGAAGCGGCCCAGCACGTCCTCGCGCTCGCTGAAGCGCCCTGCGCCGTCGGCGAGGCGCGCGACGACGAACGCGTCCGTCCCGTTGTCACCGGGCTTCACCGTGTAGCGGCCGACGTAGACGCCCTCGCCGGTCTCCTCGAGCGCGAGGTCCTTCGCGATCGGGTGCACGTCGAAGGTGCCGATCGCGCCGGGCTGGCCCTGCGCGATCACCGTCACGACGTCGCCGATCTTGAGCAGCCGGCCCGAGCCGTCGCTCAGGACGTTGCCGAACGCGGGCGGGCGGCGCGCCTCGCCGGGCGGCGGCGTGGGCACGCCCTTGAGGAGGTTGCGTACGAGGTCGTCCGACGCGCGGATCAGCTCGATCTCGCGGAGCTTCAGCGCCGACTGGACCAGCGTGATCGCGGCCGATATCGCGTTCGTGGGCACACCGCCCTCGTGGCTCCGCGAGACCTCCGTGCGCTCGAACAGGACCACATCGTTGCGCGCGTCCACGAGCTTGATGTGGGCGCCCGCCGCGACCTGGGCGTAGACGCCGAGGAAGATCCGGTTCCAATGGGTCAGCTCGCCGTAGACGACGCCGTCCACTTTGAGGAGCTTCGCCAGCTCGGCCGGCGTCTTGGCCTGGGCGGCCTTCGGGTCGCCGAGCCCCGCGCGCACCAGGCGCTCCTCGACGACCTGGGGCTTGATGACGTCGTAGGCGCTCGCGCTGAGCGAGCCGTAGATCATCCGCGTCACGACGCGCGCCGGCTCCTCCTTGTCGGGATCCTCGGGCGGCACGAGCGGCAGCACGGCGATGGTCCGCGGCAGCTCCTTCGCGGAGACCACGGGTCCCTTGGTGTACTCGCCGGAGGCGCAGCCGGCGACGACGAGCAGGGCGAGGGCGAGGGCCGTCAGGCGTGTCATGGCTTCACCAGTCCCGTCACGCGGAAGTTGAACCGATAGTTGAGGATGTTCGACCAGTCGGACGCCCCGCGAGGCCGCGAGCGCGTGTCGTCGGGGTCGCCGTACGCGTTGCCGAGCGAGAAGTACCAGTTGAAGATCCCGTCGCCCGTCGAGCGGAGCACCGCCCAGTAGCGCCCCGGGCCGAGGAGGGGCGCCTGGTCACCGGGCGCGAAGTCGAAGACGACCCAGCGGTACCCGCCCCGCTCGATGAGCCCCGCGACCGGGAGGCGGCGGCTCTCGGCGAGGCGCGCTCCGGGCTTGCGCCCCGCGGCCTCGAAGAGCTCGATCCACAGCTCGCCCGTCGAGCCGCCGAACTTCTGGAGCGCGAGCGAGAGCCTCCCCAGGATCAGCGGCCGGTCCGTGCTGAAGGCCTGGGCGAGCTCCTCGCGGCCGGTCGCGTAATCCGCCGTCTCGACGATGAAGGTGCGGCGCGACTGCACGACGCCACCCGTCACCTCGACGCTGCCGAAGATGCGGAGCGAGGCCGGGAACTCGAGGTTCCCGAACTCGACGAGGCGCGTGAGGTCCTGGCGCCGGATCGGCGGCGGGCCCGGAGGCGGCGTGACGGTCGGGGGCGGCGTCACGGCCGGGGGCGGCGTCACGGGCGGTGGAGGCGTCACCGGCGGCGGCGTGACGGGCGGCGGGGGCGTCACGACCACGACGGCGTCGCGCACGTCGGGCGAGACGACGTAGTTGTGCGGCGTGCGCGCCGTGCTCACGGTCCGGACCGCGATGCTCTCGTTCAGGCCGTCGCCGTTGATCGTGTCCTGCATGCCCGGGAGCGTCGGCAT encodes the following:
- a CDS encoding adenylate/guanylate cyclase domain-containing protein; its protein translation is MKPPRLKLPRLTLSGLRRQPRKLGPWWRNHRRRLLQFWAVGVASSVVVTAASAAGYLEGTQAKTLDLLLRLRGSELNADVVIVAIDDEAFDSVGQLQPLPREYLAKIIRGLQRAGAAVVGLDVTFQAPTTHAADAAFARAVRDFSDDGLSRVVLTSGVMPKTGPLADGALLAAVVRGAPDVPEDPDAMIRRTTLLLPGPGGRFEPSFALAVVARLGGLPQRTLDEALGGGLGTLALPEFRRGHGLDPRGEPLTIRADELLRINFIGKMKSFLTIPSNAVAALADPRAEIAPDNPFRGRVVFVGATFQESRDFFTTPHGAMAGVEVHANVAHMLLTRSFIRPSGWVVSFLLQVVVVMFTGAVLVSYPPMVGTLVSVGGMLLVGFPASYVIFHRGSYWVDFMLPILATRFLGFGADTLERRRFKQAFSRYVSREVAAQVLSESPGLRGERREVSILFSDLRGFTTMSEDMPPEQVAAILNEYFDAMTAAIFRYRGMINDFVGDAVMAIFGAPLQDREHALHATRAGIAMGEALEALNLRWKREGLPQLRMGIGIHSGEVFAGNIGGRSRVKYTLIGDAVNVASRVEGLNKELGTTMLITEATRRLLGDGVKARDMGPREVKGRTELVHVHELLALVGGG
- a CDS encoding GNA1162 family protein — translated: MTRLTALALALLVVAGCASGEYTKGPVVSAKELPRTIAVLPLVPPEDPDKEEPARVVTRMIYGSLSASAYDVIKPQVVEERLVRAGLGDPKAAQAKTPAELAKLLKVDGVVYGELTHWNRIFLGVYAQVAAGAHIKLVDARNDVVLFERTEVSRSHEGGVPTNAISAAITLVQSALKLREIELIRASDDLVRNLLKGVPTPPPGEARRPPAFGNVLSDGSGRLLKIGDVVTVIAQGQPGAIGTFDVHPIAKDLALEETGEGVYVGRYTVKPGDNGTDAFVVARLADGAGRFSEREDVLGRFNVDTVPPDAPKGLGVSLKDRTLRLAWTANTEPDLAAYRVYRSGSALSGFTVVATTETPGFSDAIEGIAYYRVTAVDKAGNESAPGPSVALPVLPSQLTGTVTAESYLVPAHSPYVVQGSLTVDKGATLTILPGVVIRFAPGAEGIVVKDGALVARGTPAQRITFTSASERPRAGDFGAAVVVRAKTGQTSALEEVVVEHAGVGVRVESGGVEVLRAEIAKNLQSGVEVSGTGVLKLGDSRVAGQPAGTGVTVQGFGRAVLRGNSIVDNGWAVVNYSGNQVDARENWWGAGTPAEGLFVGDVDHRSPLAVEAGRKK